A single Anopheles arabiensis isolate DONGOLA chromosome 2, AaraD3, whole genome shotgun sequence DNA region contains:
- the LOC120904904 gene encoding dihydroxyacetone phosphate acyltransferase: protein MAPNPSSGSGSGSRPLNHRSNDVVVVESMTIKLSPGKLAEFRNLLAPQYRERRDMTKRYRVTVPFRKDQPVTPERLKQLVLASGRIQLLLDEQSSNDKAKRAELARTIAELLDEIGLAENLPVIRSLGTMLNAIFDRIYTGVYVNEVKLEQLRSLYGRQTVLYLPSHRSYGDFILMSYVLFCYNIAIPGIAAGMDFYSMAGMGSALRNTGAFYMRRTYGNDRQYWYIFREYMRQLIVAYDRGIEFFVEGTRSRSNKALSPKIGLLSMALEPLFMGEVPDLLVVPVSVSYDRPVEEQLFVYELLGVPKPKETTRGLLKALSIVRENYGTIYLEFGDPLSAKDYFGEGLNRTRHTVAPTFAQTLAREERDAIQNLANDVVHLQQHRMVLTAFHLIAIHYNYRKYHGQTVTLAELVTGVTQLGRMLEDLGAVTEVEGCTDVQQLCLGALDVHRNVLQLTGDGVLVIARSYHDFSRVDKRKLKGYNLTDGVMKLAVPIFSLQLYCNPCLHWLAVPAMVLLAGRALATGGTALLLRSELMRAVRELRTLYGLEFVLYARRETVEFDAALEHLYRQGLLRSSPAGQDTLDFAPQGDLASVYLSALGPFLCTYLQSVEVLVDQFRGKAQFTEKEYLAAVQQHVEQQLLRQERNVHPYCLSLDSISLALHSLVSLGAVRKSKSDNVYRYDLGTDGMIESIHERLKRYCALLPFEYLTFQNAVTGCKL, encoded by the exons ATGGCACCGAATCCCAGCAGTGGTAGCGGTAGTGGCAGTAGGCCACTGAACCACCGCTCGAACGatgttgtggtggtggaatCGATGACGATAAAGCTGTCGCCGGGGAAGCTGGCCGAGTTTCGAAACCTGCTTGCGCCCCAGTACCGCGAGCGCCGCGACATGACGAAGCGGTACAGGGTGACGGTACCCTTCCGGAAGGATCAACCGGTGACGCCGGAAAGGCTGAAGCAGCTCGTACTTGCCAGCGGCCGCATTCAGCTACTGCTCGATGAG CAATCATCCAACGACAAAGCGAAGCGTGCCGAACTAGCCCGAACCATTGCCGAGCTGCTGGACGAGATTGGGCTGGCGGAAAATTTGCCCGTCATCCGCTCGCTCGGCACGATGCTGAACGCCATCTTCGATCGCATCTACACCGGTGTGTACGTGAATGAGGTGAAGCTGGAGCAGCTGCGGTCGCTGTACGGCCGCCAGACGGTGCTGTACCTGCCGAGCCACCGCAGCTACGGTGACTTCATACTGATGTCGTACGTGCTGTTCTGCTACAACATTGCCATCCCGGGCATTGCGGCCGGGATGGACTTCTACTCGATGGCCGGCATGGGCAGTGCGCTGCGTAATACGGGCGCGTTCTACATGCGCCGCACGTACGGTAACGACCGCCAGTACTGGTACATCTTCCGCGAGTACATGCGCCAGCTGATAGTGGCGTACGACCGGGGGATCGAGTTCTTCGTCGAGGGTACgcgcagccgcagcaacaAGGCGCTGTCGCCGAAGATTGGCCTTCTCTCGATGGCCCTGGAGCCACTGTTTATGGGCGAGGTGCCCGACCTGCTCGTGGTGCCGGTGAGCGTATCGTACGATCGGCCCGTCGAGGAGCAGCTGTTCGTGTACGAGCTGCTCGGTGTGCCCAAGCCGAAGGAAACGACCCGCGGGCTGCTGAAGGCGCTCAGCATTGTGCGCGAGAACTACGGCACCATCTATCTCGAGTTTGGCGATCCGCTCTCGGCGAAGGACTACTTCGGCGAGGGGTTAAACCGAACGCGCCACACCGTCGCGCCGACCTTTGCGCAAACGTTGGCCCGGGAGGAGCGCGATGCGATCCAGAATCTGGCCAACGATGTGGTAcatctgcagcagcaccgcaTGGTGCTGACGGCGTTTCATCTGATTGCGATCCACTACAACTACCGGAAGTACCATGGGCAGACGGTAACGCTTGCCGAGCTGGTGACGGGCGTGACGCAGCTCGGGCGCATGCTCGAGGATCTCGGTGCCGTTACGGAGGTGGAGGGCTGCACGGACGTGCAGCAGCTCTGTCTCGGTGCGCTCGATGTGCACCGGAACGTGTTGCAGCTGACGGGCGACGGGGTGCTGGTGATTGCCCGCTCGTACCACGATTTCAGCCGCGTCGACAAGCGAAAGCTGAAGGGCTACAACCTGACGGACGGTGTGATGAAGCTGGCGGTGCCAATCTTCTCCCTCCAGCTGTACTGCAACCCCTGTCTGCACTGGTTGGCCGTACCGgcgatggtgctgctggcaGGGCGAGCCCTGGCCACGGGCGGTACCGCATTGCTGCTGCGCAGTGAGCTGATGCGAGCGGTCCGAGAGCTGCGGACGTTGTACGGGCTCGAGTTTGTGCTGTACGCGCGCCGCGAAACGGTCGAGTTTGATGCCGCGCTGGAGCATCTGTACCGGCAAGGGCTGTTGCGGTCCAGTCCGGCCGGGCAGGACACGTTGGATTTTGCACCACAGGGCGATCTGGCCAGCGTGTATCTGAGCGCGCTCGGTCCGTTCCTGTGCACCTATCTGCAGTCGGTGGAGGTGCTGGTGGACCAGTTCCGCGGCAAGGCACAGTTCACCGAAAAGGAGTACCTGGCGGCGGTACAGCAGCACgtggagcagcagctgctgcggcAGGAGCGCAACGTACACCCGTACTGCCTGTCGCTCGACAGCATTAGCCTCGCGCTGCACTCATTAGTCTCGCTCGGTGCAGTGAGGAAATCGAAAAG TGATAATGTGTATCGCTACGATCTGGGTACGGACGGTATGATCGAGTCGATCCACGAACGACTAAAGCGCTACTGTGCGCTGCTTCCCTTCGAGTACCTCACATTCCAGAACGCCGTTACCGGGTGTAAATTGTAA
- the LOC120898654 gene encoding ribosomal protein S6 kinase delta-1 has translation MLLGGRRKTETWVHSFSVGSETRKYKGFTIYRITSIVFPRSHPEGLTRVTLWKRFSEVKKLHKELVRRHRERHLPGTVPTLADQSYFKRFDPAVIEERKRYILQLLEFAGQEPLLYRSHAFLNFFTRGIAVPEKEAGNDEPVEERGAGKRPNGTGGDGGGNIETIRKQLGIGQQDELSLIDPSRDDRDGQDGSTGTDGSCTSGDEEVDEADAIDCQSGAPAPSREGSLIDSMISETGSMETGRAETMATEDYLVAAGMVFSKAVEAEANGDYERAFEQYKAGIDRLLSGAKDDTNETRRKIAKEKSCKYVAKAEEIYERFLEEQSLGSCPADDRLMGPLTYDDPSSPIQLLERPLNYLSRYKVVKVIGTVMQVQDVTDKKFYIMKSIRRPVAPGGGGLPFPSAAVFPPDVPYMVPLIAYFQATDGGIFLLLRLVCAGKLWDFIRSYRKPESYCPSPVENDCTVEESDGEGGGNEVESKQGKGSETDGAQRRVEPNCSGYDSGFLELVNEYSNGGGGGGVEASDGNSPSAADQNDGTDEVAEEVLPDEEEEENGPVGKPDEEPELVIPSFDALSKDMDVRELLSCSQRLLKAVTQTLEESDEHSNSSAQISAVPASSLETAAAAAPGEGGQESRKSHSSQLGLARMSSISQPVDELTPDLLPEGSVRRWISELVIAVDSLHFNGIVCGDLTMDNLLLGPEGQLMLTYFHRRGESYFCQPGGAHPVAPKQSAIRALYVAPERPLEPRSDFWSIGVIMFEMLTKRKFVSCHPSGVFCYHEVQYPEGVELSMEARELLEGLLQPDVERRLDFKQIIASAFFRTVDWSEVKRRGVSANHP, from the exons ATGTTGCTAGGGGGCCGCAGGAAAACGGAAACATGGGTGCACAGCTTTTCGGTGGGCAGTGAAACGCGCAAGTACAAGGGCTTCACCATCTATCGCATCACGTCCATT GTATTTCCACGGTCCCATCCAGAGGGTTTGACGCGCGTCACCTTATGGAAGCGGTTCAGCGAGGTGAAAAAGCTGCACAAGGAGCTCGTCCGGCGGCACCGTGAGCGTCACCTGCCAGGCACTGTGCCGACCCTGGCCGACCAGTCCTACTTCAAGCGGTTCGATCCGGCAGTCATCGAGGAGCGGAAACGGTAcatcctgcagctgctggagTTTGCCGGCCAGGAACCGCTGCTGTACCGTTCGCATGCTTTCCTGAACTTCTTCACCCGCGGTATAGCGGTGCCGGAAAAGGAGGCCGGCAACGACGAGCCGGTGGAAGAGCGTGGCGCGGGCAAGCGGCCAAACGGCACGGGCGGCGATGGAGGCGGCAATATAGAGACAATAAGGAAGCAGCTCGGGATCGGACAGCAGGACGAGCTGAGCCTGATCGATCCGAGCCGAGACGACCGGGATGGGCAGGATGGATCGACGGGTACGGACGGTTCGTGTACGAGCGGAGACGAGGAGGTGGACGAAGCGGACGCAATCGATTGTCAGTCTGGAGCACCCGCGCCCAGCAGGGAAGGCTCACTGATCGATTCAATGATATCCGAAACGGGCTCGATGGAAACGGGCCGTGCGGAAACCATGGCAACGGAGGACTATCTCGTAGCCGCCGGGATGGTGTTCAGCAAggcggtcgaggcggaagcGAACGGTGACTATGAGCGCGCGTTCGAGCAGTACAAGGCAGGCATCGATCGGTTGCTGAGCGGCGCCAAGGACGACACGAACGAGACGCGCCGCAAAATAGCCAAGGAGAAGAGCTGCAAGTACGTCGCGAAGGCGGAGGAGATCTACGAACGATTTCTGGAGGAGCAGTCGCTGGGTTCGTGCCCAGCGGACGATCGGTTGATGGGGCCACTCACGTACGACGATCCGAGCTCGCCGATCCAGCTGCTCGAGCGGCCACTGAACTACCTATCCCGCTACAAGGTGGTGAAGGTGATCGGCACGGTCATGCAGGTGCAGGACGTGACGGACAAGAAGTTCTACATCATGAAGAGCATCCGCCGGCCAGTAGCCCCCGGTGGCGGTGGGCTACCGTTCCCGAGTGCGGCCGTCTTCCCGCCGGACGTGCCTTACATGGTGCCGCTCATTGCCTACTTCCAAGCAACGGACGGAGGCATctttctgctgctgcggctcgtCTGTGCCGGCAAGCTGTGGGATTTCATCCGATCGTACCGGAAGCCGGAAAGCTACTGTCCTTCGCCGGTGGAAAATGATTGCACGGTGGAGGAATCGGACGGGGAGGGAGGTGGAAATGAAGTGGAGAGTAAGCAGGGCAAAGGGAGCGAAACTGATGGTGCGCAGCGGCGGGTTGAACCCAATTGTTCCGGTTATGATTCCGGGTTCTTGGAGTTGGTAAACGAATACagcaacggtggtggtggtggcggagtTGAAGCCAGCGATGGAAACTCACCGAGCGCTGCTGACCAGAACGATGGCACGGATGAGGTAGCCGAGGAAGTGCTgccggacgaggaggaggaagagaacGGGCCGGTCGGGAAGCCGGATGAAGAGCCGGAGCTCGTGATTCCCTCGTTCGATGCACTTTCGAAGGACATGGACGTTCGGGAGTTGCTCTCCTGCAGCCAGCGCCTACTGAAAGCCGTCACACAAACGTTGGAAGAATCGGACGAACATTCCAATAGCTCCGCCCAGATCTCGGCCGTTCCGGCCAGCAGCCTCGAAACGGCAGCGGCAGCCGCCCCTGGCGAAGGTGGGCAAGAAAGTAGAAAATCTCATTCTAGTCAATTAGGTTTAGCGAGAATGTCAAGTATTAGCCAGCCGGTGGACGAGCTGACGCCCGATCTTCTACCGGAGGGTAGCGTTCGTCGGTGGATCAGCGAGCTAGTGATTGCGGTCGATAGTTTACACTTTAATGGAATTGTTTGTGG TGATCTCACAATGGATAATCTCTTGCTCGGCCCGGAAGGCCAGCTAATGCTGACGTACTTCCATCGGCGGGGTGAATCGTACTTCTGCCAGCCGGGCGGTGCCCATCCCGTTGCACCGAAGCAGTCGGCGATCAGGGCACTGTACGTGGCCCCGGAACGGCCACTCGAGCCCAGGTCGGACTTCTGGTCGATCGGCGTGATCATGTTCGAGATGCTGACCAAGCGCAAGTTCGTATCGTGCCATCCGTCCGGCGTGTTCTGCTACCACGAGGTCCAGTATCCCGAGGGCGTGGAGCTGTCGATGGAGGCACGGGAGCTGCTGGAGGGTCTACTTCAGCCGGACGTGGAACGGCGGTTAGATTTTAAGCAAATCATAGCGAGCGCGTTCTTTCGCACCGTCGACTGGAGTGAGGTGAAGCGACGCGGAGTTTCAGCGAACCATCCGTAA
- the LOC120898676 gene encoding 40S ribosomal protein S3: protein MYNTVSKKRRFVANGMFHAELNEFLTRELAEDGYSGVEVRVTPTRTEIIIMATRTQNVLGEKGRRIRELTAVVRKRFGFAPGSVELYAEKVATRGLCAIAQAESLRYKLIGGLAVRRACYGVLRFIMESGAKGCEVVVSGKLRGQRAKSMKFVDGLMIHSGDPCNEYVDTATRHVLLRQGVLGIKVKIMLPWDPNGKIGPKKPLPDNVSVVEPKDEIMYSSPRSEPKFKVPEPLVEAKEHVVEA, encoded by the exons ATGTACAACACCGTGTCGAAAAAACGCCGG TTTGTGGCCAATGGCATGTTCCATGCCGAACTCAACGAGTTCCTGACTCGTGAGCTGGCCGAGGATGGATACTCCGGTGTGGAGGTCCGTGTTACGCCGACCCGCACAgaaatcatcatcatggcCACCCGCACCCAGAACGTGCTGGGTGAGAAGGGACGCCGCATCCGTGAGCTGACCGCCGTCGTCCGCAAGCG TTTCGGATTCGCTCCCGGCAGCGTTGAGCTGTACGCCGAGAAGGTTGCCACCCGCGGTCTGTGCGCGATCGCTCAGGCGGAATCGCTGCGCTACAAGCTGATCGGTGGGCTGGCCGTGCGCCGCGCCTGCTACGGTGTGCTGCGCTTCATCATGGAGTCGGGCGCCAAGGGCTGCGAGGTGGTGGTGTCGGGCAAGCTGCGCGGTCAGCGTGCCAAGTCGATGAAGTTCGTCGACGGACTGATGATCCATTCCGGCGATCCGTGCAACGAGTACGTCGACACCGCCACCCGGCACGTGCTGCTGCGCCAGGGTGTGCTGGGCATCAAGGTCAAGATCATGTTGCCGTGGGATCCGAATGGCAAGATCGGCCCGAAGAAGCCCCTGCCCGACAACGTGTCCGTGGTTGAGCCGAAGGATGAGATCATGTACTCGTCGCCGCGCAGCGAACCCAAGTTCAAGGTGCCGGAACCGCTGGTGGAAGCGAAGGAGCACGTCGTCGAGGCGTGA
- the LOC120898685 gene encoding 60S ribosomal protein L6 → MAPKETKAAAPAKAVKKVRKAPKKVQKVSKYPASLLTAGLYRAVRSRMVKTRLPLSAKTVDPAKVKPKKPVTIVKKIGGAKNGGERTVLLRKNKANLPTKRFAHKRPAKRCFRNHKRNIRKSLKPGKVLILLAGRHKGKRVVLLKTLKTGLLLVTGPFQLNSCPMRRIAQNYVIATTTRVNLRGVKVPEHIDDRYFRRVHPKKDSRTERDIFARKEFKYVPTEQRKADQKTVDTAVMAAIKAHPEGKLIQRYLKSMFSLRTNMFPHRMKF, encoded by the coding sequence ATGGCCCCAAAGGAAACGAAGGCCGCCGCTCCGGCCAAGGCTGTTAAGAAGGTCCGAAAGGCACCGAAAAAGGTGCAGAAGGTCAGCAAGTACCCGGCCAGCCTGCTAACGGCCGGACTGTACCGTGCGGTGCGCTCCCGGATGGTCAAGACGCGTCTGCCCCTCTCCGCCAAGACGGTAGATCCGGCGAAGGTGAAGCCGAAGAAGCCCGTCACCATCGTGAAGAAGATTGGCGGTGCGAAGAACGGCGGCGAGCGTACGGTGCTGCTGCGCAAGAACAAGGCCAACCTGCCGACGAAGCGCTTCGCCCACAAGCGCCCGGCCAAGAGGTGCTTCCGCAACCACAAGCGCAACATCCGCAAGTCGCTGAAGCCCGGCAAGGTGCTGATCCTGCTCGCCGGCCGTCATAAGGGAAAGCGAGTGGTGCTGCTGAAGACCCTCAAGACCGGACTGCTCCTGGTGACCGGTCCGTTCCAGCTCAACTCCTGCCCGATGCGCCGTATCGCGCAGAACTACGTCATCGCCACCACGACGCGCGTCAACCTGCGGGGCGTGAAGGTGCCGGAGCACATCGACGATCGCTACTTCCGACGCGTCCACCCGAAGAAGGACTCGCGCACCGAGCGGGACATCTTCGCGCGCAAGGAGTTCAAGTACGTGCCGACGGAGCAGCGCAAGGCGGACCAGAAGACGGTCGACACCGCGGTGATGGCCGCCATCAAGGCCCACCCGGAGGGCAAGCTGATTCAGCGCTACCTGAAGTCGATGTTCTCGCTGCGCACCAACATGTTCCCGCACCGTATGAAGTTCTAA